The DNA sequence TCCACATGTGTTAAAGTTGTGTGTGTTGGCTAAATCCAAATCCAAATCTAACCTCAATCTCTGCTTGTGTTggagcaagaaataaagaaagaaagaaaagaaagaaagagtagTAGAGTAGTAGTGGCTAATATTATCTTTACCTTGTGAGTCACAAAATTCCATTCTCCTATCATCTGAATCTCTTTTGAGCCACTtgcttctctctttcttttgtcCTAACcccaaacacacacacactacTCAGTCTTGTGGCTCTCTAAGGttcactctctttctctctctcgttCTAATTCTTGAATTCCCTTAGAAGCTTTTCAATAAGTAAAAGCATGCACCATCCCTCATTGGATACATAAcaatactctttttttctttttcttttctctctaacAAGTCTTGGATATTCCCATTCTTTTCCTTAGCTACAGCTCAGTAAGATTCTTCTCTGCTGCACACCCCCTTTTGCCTTAATTCTTAGTAATGTGAATTATTCTGATGgcttcatttttcaaaattagttcatgtatgaatttttgttttccctttttatGTAATGTAATTGTCCAAGTATGTGTTGATTAATCTGATTATAGCGTCGATTAGTCCATGTAACCAATTTTTTTAAGTCCAGCTTTCTAAGAACATGCTATGACCTCGAGGTCACAGGTTCAAATCTCGAAAAGATTCTCTCTGAGTTAGAATCTTGTGCACCAGACTGTCCTTTTATTGATATGACATGCTTTTGCAGATGGGAGACGTGGCGAAGGACCTCACGGCAGGGACGGTGGGAGGGGCGGCGCAGCTAATATGCGGCCACCCCTTCGACACCATAAAGGTGAAGCTGCAGAGCCAGCCTACACCAGTACCCGGTCAGTCTCCAAAGTATTCAGGTGCAATTGATGCTGTGAAGAAGACACTAGCAGCTGAAGGTCCAAGAGGCTTGTACAAAGGGATGGGGGCCCCACTTGCAACCGTTGCAGCCTTCAATGCGGTGCTGTTTACGGTTAGAGGACAGATGGAAGCATTGGTCAGGACCCAACCTGGTGCTCCCCTCTCAGTTAGCCAGCAGTTTGTTTGCGGCGCCGGCGCCGGCGTTGCTGTTTCCTTCCTTGCTTGCCCCACTGAACTTGTCAAATGCAGGTTCTTCAATCTCATTTTCTCAGTTTGTAGCACTTGATTTTTATACGTTATAAAAGTATAACTTTGGATTAAAATGTGGCTAAATAAATAAGTcgtattttttaaacaaaaattatcataaaaaaatatttttaacatttttattaaattaattatctaaaatatatattaaaatataaaatacacataaaaaataaattaaacaacatatatatttatataaaaatagatatGATATTTCAGCGGCAAATGAACATTACTTCAAGTGTGTGTTATTTGATTCATGTATCCGATCCTACttaaactaatattttaaaatatatgttcATCTGATAAGGCTGCAAGCACAAAGCGCACTTGCTGGGACCGGAACAGCGGCGGTGGCTGCCGTGAAGTACGGAGGACCAATGGACGTGGCGAGGCAAGTTCTAAGATCAGAAGGCGGCATGAGAGGCCTTTTCAAAGGCTTGATTCCGACCATGGGCCGCGAGATACCGGGAAACGCCATAATGTTTGGTGTCTACGAAGCAATCAAGCAAATGCTTGCAGGGGGCCCTGACACTTCCGGACTAGGCAGAGGATCTCTGATTCTAGCCGGCGGCGTGGCTGGAGCCTCCTTTTGGTTCATGGTGTATCCAACCGACGTTGTTAAGAGTGTGATCCAAGTTGATGATTACAAGAACCCAAAGTTTTCTGGCTCCTTTGATGCTTTTAGAAAGATTCAAGCTTCGGAGGGTTTAAAAGGCCTTTATAAGGGTTTCGGGCCGGCCATGGCGCGAAGCGTTCCGGCCAACGCCGCCTGCTTCTTGGCATATGAGATGACAAGATCAGCTCTTGGATGATATTCAATTCTCATGTTTCTTGTTCTTCAAGTTATTAGCCAAACACAAGTTCATGTTCTCTTATTTGCTTTAACAAATTAAAGGAATCATTATTCTTTTAGAAGTAgtgacaaatattttttttagaataatttgaTCTATTTGCATTCTATTATGCATTACGaataaatctatttaaaaaaaatgaacagTCTTATGATTCATGGAGTTCATGTCTCATCAATGTTAATTAAATAGATAGTATGTCACCATAAAAGGCAATTGTAACTAGGTGACGTCTATGGTAAGTATCTATGGTATATTTTGAAATTGGTTTCAAACTTTGCTTTGCTAGTAGAGGAATATCAAACAAACGGATGAAAACTACTAATTAACTTAATGTCTCTCCTAACCAACTTGGGTTAGTCGAGTGGTTAACTTACTCCtccgcttaagtaagtgtcggAAATTTGAATCCCTCGTTATGCATAAAACAATTCATTGATCAGCAACAGACCCTTAAATAGAGTTTCAATCCGCGACGGATTAATTTTTAACCTGTTAGATTGAGAGATACCgtggacaaaaaaaaaattggattacaAAAAAGTTTCTAACATCATTGTTAcattttaactataaaaaaatgcTATTAAAATGGTTTGATTTTCACATGTCTctttacaaattaatttaaaacttatTGTTTGTGAAATACCGTGAAAAACAGTAAcatgagaatttttttttccttatgaATCAGTATCTTCTAAAAAAACAAGTtgataataaagtaataaaataacaaattaattatttttaaattaagataataaaacatACTTTTTATAAATATTGTAAAATTCATGATAATTAACTTCTCATTTTATTACTTTACTAACTTTTTTaccttaaaatatttaattttttatatataaataattgattatttccaaaaaaaattacaatgaaAGATGAATTAATGTTTTTTATAATTGAATCCaattttacttataattaatataagaaAATTTTGTACTAACacggattttttaggtttttcaattcaaattttaaaaaattattttcgtttTTTTAAACTTCATAATTAAAGAaaaggataagtattgttttggtcctaaTGAGGGTCATAATCGAAACTGTCCCtaacgtaattttttatttagaatcatctttaatgttttttttatttaaatcgttattttcgataaaatttttaattttattactaaaatacccctattttaataaaaaaattataaaataaaaacaaaaaagaacgCATTTAGGGGGGAGGAAGGAAACGCGTTTTGGGGGGGGGTGGGGGAGGAAACGCGAAGAGGGGGAGGGGAGGGAGAGGGGAAAAGGGAAGGGGAAAGGAAGAGGGGTAAGGGGAAGGGGGAGGGGGACGGTGCTGCGATgagggagaagagaagaggaaaaggagATGCGCCGGTGCTGCTAGAGTTTGCCGCCGCCGTCTCGTCGTCATCGGGAGGGGGACCCCGCCggcgctgcttcttcttctgtgactgcctctgcttcttcttctgccttttcttctgcttctacttgaacttctacttctacttgagcttctgcttctgcttctgtgaTTGAGGGTTGGCCGCCGCCGTCGTGTCGTCATTGGGAGGGGGATCCCACAggcgctgcttcttcttctgtgtttgtctctacttcttcttctgcctcttcttcttctacttttgcttgagcctctgcttcttcttctgtgacTGCCTCTGCTTTtgcttctgattttgatttgttatttttttattttattgttgttgtgtgttgatTTGGTTGTTGAGTTGAATTTCTGATTTCTTAATTTATTGAAATGATGTTTTTCTTGGTGGTGGAAGtaaaggtggtggtggtggtagtaaaAGTAAAGGTGCTGATGGTAGTGGATggcatttttgtccaaaaaaaattaaaatgatgatTTAAATACGAACAAAAATCATTAAAGATGATTCTAAATCAAAAATTACGTTAGGGACGATTTTAATTTTGATCATCAATATTAGaatcaaaacaatacttatcccttaaaAAAATCTATCAATCTAATTCTAAAATGAATAaacccccttttttatttttttttccctctACATTGGCCTTTCCACCTtaatttttaattcatttctaAAAATCAGATTTATTCTTTGTCCAATCTATATTTTGTCCACTCATCCTTTAGCCAGCCCATGTCATAGccattttttttgaaatcaaaattcctTCACTGTTCCTGCAGTAAACCTCACAAACTTATGGCGCTCAACACTAAGAGACCCTTTTGACGCATAAATTTGGAtcatctaaattttgaatttttattttagagtatAAAGTGTAATCTTTCACTCTTGAAtgatttctctctcatattttttcttaatcccactaatgaaataaattatgagaaatcacactttatcctctaaaatcaatttcaaaatttagagaatctaaaTCCTTAATGCATACTTGATGCGTTCATAGATAAGGCTCACCACCTCCCACATGTCAACATGTCATTGGCCAATCAAACATCAGCTACCCTTAACTACTTAAAATCGTGTCACCAGAAAACCACCTTATAACTATGTATAAAAAATGGTGTTCTTAATTGTGAGAGAGGTATTGTATGTCCTAAAAAGTGTAATTGAAACTAAAGATTAACTCTCTTCATTTATAGCCAGACAGAGACTGTACTTCAAAAATTTAATCAGAACCAATTGAATATGTTCTCTTTAATATTAAAGAACAAAATTTGAGTGAGAACCTTTATGAATAATTTTGATTGTAATAATATGTACATGCTTGTTAAGAAACTTCGATCAAGAACAAATTAGAACTCATTAAAGATGATACATGATGAAAGAGAGTTTAGAGTAATATAATAGTTGAGTATTGTTCAAATAAGTGAAAATAATCACTCATCTAATTGTTAGATTAGATTTAATATATTACACGAGTACAACCTTTCTTCGAATTTTATATTAACGCAAAATGCTTGTGCATTGGGAATATGACTTACCTTTAAAGATGTTACTTGTGATCTATCATGAGTACTGTATATGTAAAAGTAAAATTGGTCttctactttcttttttttttagtaaagtGACAATTGGGCTGTTAAAGATTTCGATCTtggattaattaatttttaaataaaaaaatatcaatttaatcTTTTAAGATAGTAAACGATAAATATATTATGTCTTTTTATCAATTCATGATCTAAAATTTAAGGATGATGCTTATATATACCTTTAACTACTGCGATGTGTCTATTTACATAAGATCATCAtgtaaaaaacaaattttaaagtgAAATTATGTCTATTTTGgtagaatttgtgaaaaaataaaaagcagtgGATAAAGGTTATATGAAaatctaaaatataataaatgtttCATTATCTAAAATTACATTGTTTCCATATTCATATGGCGGCAATGGGATGCACACCACTGTAAATTACCAGATATATGAGCAATTCAATTTCGTTTCGTTTCATACTATTTATTGATGGAATGACATATATGTTCACTATTTACTATCACTAACAATTTAACAAAtacttttctttcttcaagagcTAATTAGTCCAAAATCGAAATATTTGAGGATGTAATTGACATtttacctttttatttctttaggaGAAAAAAAGTTCTGTCATATTCATTTACAAAACCAATCTATGATGGAAAGTCGGTTGCGGTTTCTAGTGGGGGTCCAAtaatttctcatttgatgtttgtcGATGATTTGCTTCTTTTCTGTAAAGCTGAAAAACAACAAGTTCAAAATGTAATGGTAGCtttgaaaattttatgcaaagCCTCTGGGAGAAATCTAAAGCACTATGCTCCAGGAATGTTTTGGCGACATGAAAAGAGATTTTCACTAGAGTGTCCTCCATTAGATTCGTCCAGAACTTGGGCAAGTATttaggggtgaaccttaatcactcTCGGGTGACACACACGCAACTTTTAACGATGTTCTGGACAAGATTCGAGGAAGGCTAGCCAGCTAGAAAGGGAGATTGCTTAATAAGGTGGGCAGACCCTGTTTGCTCAATTCGATAGTGACTGCGATTTCTACTCACCGCATGCAAGTATTTCTTCCCTAAAGGGATAATTAATAAGATAGAATTCATGATGCAAAACTTTTTATGGAAAGGTCAAGCTGATGGTAGAAGCCTGAATCTAATTAATTGGAAGGTGTAGGTCACCCCTAGGAAGTTTGGGGGTCTGGGGATCAGAGATCTTTTTTGTgctaatattgctcttcttggaacGCTAGTTTAGCAACTTTTTTACCATCTTGACAAGCTATGGGTTCAACTGTTGACGAAAAAATAccattcttctaaggatgattgtttcagtcggtttcgaggaaggggatcttatgtttggaagagtatataTCGAGTTTTGGATATCTTGAAGgaaggttttatttcttgcattgGGGATTTAATTGGAACAaaacttttggttttctaaatggagaagagaAGGGCGACTGTGtcatgagatggattatgttcacatttctgattcagatctcaggatcttggacctttggtcatcTGGATAGTGAAACCTTGAGAATATTTATTCTCCTCTGAATCAGTCTCTGCAGAGCAACATTAACTCTTACAACCCGGATGTTCAAGTTGGTTCAGAGGTCGGTTGGTGATGGACTGGTGCGGCTtcaaaggtttatgatgctcatagtggttatttgtggctcaataagaagatatttagttgggaggatagggGTAATGGCTTTGACTTTGGCGTCAACATGTTCCAGAAAAGTACAGATTTTTGGCCTGGCTATGTCTttgggaggctcttcctactgctacATTTCATTTTAGGAGGGGCATTTCGCACACAGATAGCTGTCCACGATGTTTCTCAGGTCAAGAGTTGGTTTTACATTGCAtttgggattgtccaaaagcccagCTAGTTTGGCAAGCTTTAGAGATTTTCGGTCAAccagtggatttgatgagttggttcttacataatagcaaacaacccttttagattcttttctggtctctggtggatttggcATTCGAGGaataacgagatctttcatcctTACGATCATTGGACCACAGACAAGGCGACTGGTATGACTTTGTCTTTGGAAAACGAGCTCCagaatatttttgagttgcaacgactgTCTATCCTCTCTACCATTAGTGACTCTTTGGATTCCCATctcagtgggtacctttaagattaattgtgatgctagctatcctaGCAATGGTGCTCGGGTTGattttgcttgtgttagcagagattaGAAGAAAAGGTGGCAATGAGACTATttgggaacaattgagagtcgtagcattttgcaaggagagttgtttgctatttgagaggctttcttttagcatgggactcgggggcaaagagacattatatgtgagacagatTGTTTGGAGGCctttactattgtcaataatttaaaAGATTACTCTGGTTTTATTGAtcatttggtgttaaaaattagAGATATCATATCTTGAAAATGGCATGCTGATCTCCAGTTGATCTTGAGAGATACAAACacagtagcagacatcatggcaaagactgGAATGAAAACCCTTTCTCCTCAAGTAGAGCTTTTGTCGTCTTAGAATgagtttgagagtagtattcagctgcctttcttaagcagtttttttttacttttttttattattttctttcaaattacaaaaaaaaatttctatgatGAAATGTTTAGAAGTTATTGTAGTTAAAACTAATTGTGTTCTTTaaactttataaatatttttatcttcaaTAAAAACACTTCAACACTAGACACCATTTCATACAACACACAATTCTACAAAGTTTTGTCTccagtttcttttatttatatctcAAGctcttagaatttttttttttagacatACACACACCCTCACACACACATTTTCACTCATACACACTAAATTCAACTATAGCTGAAAATCGATCCTGAACGTGGCTTATTATGAGGCAATTAAATTTGCCACTCACACACTGCCTCAAGCTCTTAAGGGTTTAAGACACTTTTTGTTGTCACGCATGACATGGACACATTATTTTCCCACAAGTATATTTTGACCACTATACCCAATAATTTTTAGTATAGGTCTCAATTTCAAAGTTTTCATAACAAAACTATACGGTAGCAATTATTTTGAGATACTGAAATAAAATTTGGAAGACTAAAATTCGGTATATGTTTGTTGATTCATAtattgattctaaaattttagtatctatttttaaaatttcagtatttttagTACTTTCAAAAAGTTAGAATATAGGAgattgaaatttttagagacgaAAACTaagattttaataatattttatatctaaaatatctctatttcaattaattaattctaattttattttttgtacaaattaaattagaacttcatttttattttaatttatgtctcTCACTCTACACTAAACACAATACTAAAACTTTTTTCATTCTCTGTCTTTTAGTCTCAATCTCTCAATTTTTATCTCTCTTTCAAACGCTAACTACATAATTACATCTTAAAAAAATTTCACCTAAAAGAATTTATTCTCCAATAAGaaagttaataataatttatttcacCATCAATAACTTTTTTAATACAGAACTTGTCCTTGATTCCTATCTATCACACTTTCTCCCATGGTTATTATGGAATTAGATGCTGAAAAGTGAAAACTTACCCCTTTAAAATTTATGCTAGAATAATTTTAGTTACCTATATCTATGAAACAAAATTCAATATCATTATTCATGCATTTACCTACCAAAGTATATATAAATATGACATTA is a window from the Arachis hypogaea cultivar Tifrunner chromosome 1, arahy.Tifrunner.gnm2.J5K5, whole genome shotgun sequence genome containing:
- the LOC112795646 gene encoding mitochondrial carnitine/acylcarnitine carrier-like protein, with the translated sequence MGDVAKDLTAGTVGGAAQLICGHPFDTIKVKLQSQPTPVPGQSPKYSGAIDAVKKTLAAEGPRGLYKGMGAPLATVAAFNAVLFTVRGQMEALVRTQPGAPLSVSQQFVCGAGAGVAVSFLACPTELVKCRLQAQSALAGTGTAAVAAVKYGGPMDVARQVLRSEGGMRGLFKGLIPTMGREIPGNAIMFGVYEAIKQMLAGGPDTSGLGRGSLILAGGVAGASFWFMVYPTDVVKSVIQVDDYKNPKFSGSFDAFRKIQASEGLKGLYKGFGPAMARSVPANAACFLAYEMTRSALG